The Kogia breviceps isolate mKogBre1 chromosome 4, mKogBre1 haplotype 1, whole genome shotgun sequence genome window below encodes:
- the S1PR5 gene encoding sphingosine 1-phosphate receptor 5, with translation MEPGLLRPAPVSEVIVLHYNYTGKLRGARYQPGAGLRADAVVCLAVCALIVLENLAVLIVLGRHPRFHAPMFLLLGSLTLSDLLAGAAYAANILLSGPLTLRLSPALWFAREGGVFVALAASVLSLLAIALERLLTMERRGPAPAARRGRTLGLAAAVWGVSLLLGLLPALGWNCLGRLDACSTVLPLYSKAYVLFCVLAFVGILAAICALYVRIYCQVRSKARRLGARPGAAEGASTRARRTPRSLALLRTLSVVLLAFVACWGPLFLLLLLDVACPARACPVLLQADPFLGLAMANSLLNPIIYTFTNRDMRQALLRLLCCGRRWCSLGPGASQPSGSPPGASGGLQRWLPPGLDVSSSHSERSSPQRDGLDTSVSTGSPGALTAAWTLVPPPAAD, from the coding sequence ATGGAGCCGGGGCTGCTGCGGCCAGCGCCAGTGAGCGAGGTTATCGTCCTGCATTACAACTACACCGGGAAGCTCCGCGGTGCGCGCTACCAGCCCGGCGCGGGGCTGCGCGCCGACGCCGTCGTGTGCCTGGCCGTGTGCGCGCTCATCGTACTCGAGAACTTAGCCGTGCTGATCGTGCTCGGACGCCACCCGCGCTTCCATGCGCCCATGTTCCTGCTCCTGGGTAGCCTCACGCTGTCCGACCTGCTGGCGGGCGCCGCCTATGCAGCCAACATCCTGCTGTCGGGGCCTCTCACGCTGCGCCTGTCTCCCGCGCTCTGGTTCGCTCGTGAGGGTGGCGTCTTCGTGGCGCTCGCCGCGTCCGTGCTGAGCCTCTTGGCCATCGCGCTCGAGCGCCTCCTCACCATGGAGCGCCGGGGACCCGCTCCTGCCGCCCGTCGGGGGCGCACGCTGGGGCTGGCGGCCGCGGTCTGGGGCGTGTCGCTGCTCCTCGGGCTACTGCCCGCGCTCGGCTGGAATTGTCTCGGCCGTCTGGACGCCTGCTCCACGGTCCTGCCGCTCTACTCCAAGGCCTACGTGCTCTTCTGCGTGCTCGCCTTTGTTGGCATCCTGGCTGCCATCTGCGCACTCTACGTGCGCATCTACTGCCAAGTGCGCTCCAAAGCGCGGCGCCTAGGGGCCCGCCCCGGGGCTGCAGAGGGCGCCTCGACCCGCGCACGCCGCACGCCGCGCTCGTTGGCGCTGTTGCGCACGCTCAGCGTGGTGCTCCTGGCCTTCGTGGCTTGTTGGGGACCACTCTTCCTGCTGCTCTTGCTGGACGTGGCGTGCCCGGCGCGCGCCTGCCCTGTGCTCCTGCAGGCGGACCCCTTCCTGGGCCTGGCCATGGCCAATTCGCTTCTGAACCCCATCATCTACACGTTCACCAACCGCGACATGCGCCAAGCGCTCCTGCGCCTCCTCTGCTGCGGCCGCCGCTGGTGCAGCCTAGGCCCGGGTGCCTCCCAGCCGTCGGGGAGCCCCCCTGGGGCTTCGGGCGGCCTGCAGCGCTGGCTGCCTCCTGGTCTGGATGTCAGCTCCAGCCACTCCGAGCGCTCGTCACCCCAGCGGGACGGGCTGGACACGAGCGTCTCGACAGGCAGCCCTGGCGCGCTCACAGCCGCCTGGACCCTGGTACCCCCTCCAGCCGCAGACTGA